In one window of Spartinivicinus marinus DNA:
- a CDS encoding carbohydrate kinase family protein has translation MSIVYSFGELLVDMLAQPDSQQSVNYRPFPGGAPANVAVAVAKLGGESRFVGQVGDDFFGHWLVEAVKQYDVNSDYLFVTSQAKTALAFVSLDAQGERCFSFYRDQSADLCFDQACLDRVDFAAAAIFHCCSNTLTHGALAEVTQEALQRARQQGAITSFDINLRPALWPEDRSPQAVITDCIKQVDIIKASVEELAQLKPDWSLSQWQDLFINNGTQLIVLTDGARPVQVVTPDGQFEQAAPIVKVVDTTAAGDAFVGGLLFGLANGLKQGLAFTDWLASGALQETVAQAVVCGALTVSRAGAFPALPYRHEVDEFLLRGQGGE, from the coding sequence ATGAGCATAGTTTATTCATTTGGTGAGCTGCTAGTGGATATGCTGGCACAGCCTGACTCGCAGCAAAGTGTTAATTATCGGCCGTTTCCTGGTGGTGCGCCAGCTAATGTAGCCGTGGCAGTGGCAAAGCTAGGGGGTGAAAGTCGTTTTGTGGGACAGGTCGGTGATGACTTTTTTGGTCATTGGCTGGTTGAGGCAGTCAAACAGTATGATGTGAATAGTGATTATCTGTTTGTCACTAGCCAGGCTAAAACCGCGCTAGCATTTGTGAGTTTAGATGCTCAAGGGGAGCGTTGTTTCAGCTTCTACCGAGATCAATCGGCGGATCTTTGTTTTGATCAGGCATGTTTGGATCGGGTTGACTTCGCTGCAGCCGCTATTTTTCATTGCTGTTCCAATACCCTTACCCATGGGGCTTTAGCTGAAGTGACCCAGGAAGCATTACAGCGTGCTCGACAGCAGGGGGCGATTACGAGTTTTGATATCAATTTACGACCGGCGCTTTGGCCTGAAGATCGATCGCCACAAGCAGTGATTACTGATTGTATTAAGCAAGTTGATATCATTAAAGCCAGTGTTGAGGAGTTAGCCCAGTTAAAGCCAGACTGGAGTCTTAGCCAGTGGCAGGACCTGTTTATAAATAATGGCACTCAACTCATCGTTTTGACTGATGGTGCCAGGCCAGTACAAGTGGTGACACCTGATGGTCAATTTGAGCAGGCGGCGCCCATTGTTAAGGTCGTTGATACTACAGCAGCCGGCGATGCTTTCGTGGGAGGCTTATTATTTGGTTTGGCTAATGGGCTTAAGCAAGGATTAGCATTTACCGACTGGCTTGCCTCTGGTGCGCTTCAAGAGACTGTTGCTCAAGCAGTGGTATGTGGTGCTTTAACAGTAAGCAGGGCTGGGGCTTTTCCAGCATTGCCCTACCGGCACGAAGTTGATGAGTTTTTGCTGCGAGGGCAAGGCGGTGAATAA
- the msrB gene encoding peptide-methionine (R)-S-oxide reductase MsrB → MAKVDKSDAQWRQELTQEQYRVCRQKGTERPFSGQYESFDSEGIYHCVCCGQALFDSNHKYHSGSGWPSYWQPVSSGAVAETGDHSLGMQRIEVLCSQCDAHLGHVFPDGPEPTGLRYCINSVALDFSPKK, encoded by the coding sequence ATGGCAAAAGTTGACAAATCGGATGCCCAATGGCGGCAGGAGTTAACCCAAGAGCAATACCGAGTATGCCGACAAAAAGGAACTGAGCGACCATTCTCTGGGCAATATGAGTCATTTGATAGTGAAGGGATTTACCACTGTGTTTGTTGTGGTCAGGCACTGTTTGACTCTAATCATAAATATCACTCTGGATCTGGCTGGCCAAGTTATTGGCAACCGGTGAGTAGTGGTGCTGTTGCAGAAACAGGTGATCATAGTTTGGGTATGCAGCGTATCGAGGTGCTTTGTAGTCAATGTGATGCCCATTTGGGGCATGTCTTTCCGGATGGGCCAGAACCCACTGGACTACGATACTGCATTAACTCTGTTGCTTTAGATTTTTCACCTAAAAAATAG
- a CDS encoding pyridoxal phosphate-dependent aminotransferase, with the protein MQLVDKSEKLIDVCYDIRGPVLNEAKRLEDEGHRVLKLNIGNPAPFGFDAPEELIQDVIHNLPQAQGYGDAKGLFAARKAVMQYYQQKGMLDVAIDDIYIGNGVSELIVMAMQGLLNNGDELLIPSPDYPLWTAAVSLSGGKPVHYRCDEQANWYPDLDDIKQKITRKTRGIVIINPNNPTGAVYPKAFLEELVEFARQHQLVIFADEIYDKILYDDIQHHSLASLADDILTITFNGLSKSYRAAGFRSGWMVISGPKQKARGYIEGLDMLASMRLCPNMPTQHAIQAALGGYQSINDLVLPGGRLKEQRDITWQLLNEIPGVSCVKPTGALYAFPKLDPKVYPVVNDEQLVLDLLLQQKILLVQGTAFNWPDPDHIRIVTLPHAEDLQDAILRFGEFLQQYFR; encoded by the coding sequence ATGCAGTTGGTCGATAAATCTGAGAAGTTAATTGATGTCTGTTATGACATCCGTGGTCCCGTACTCAACGAAGCGAAACGCCTTGAGGATGAAGGCCATCGCGTACTTAAACTCAATATCGGCAACCCCGCCCCTTTTGGTTTTGATGCACCTGAAGAGTTGATTCAGGATGTCATCCATAACTTGCCACAAGCCCAAGGCTATGGTGATGCAAAAGGCTTATTTGCTGCCCGCAAAGCGGTAATGCAGTATTACCAACAAAAAGGCATGCTGGATGTTGCCATTGATGATATTTACATTGGCAATGGCGTTAGTGAATTAATTGTGATGGCCATGCAGGGCCTGCTCAATAACGGTGATGAGTTATTAATTCCCTCTCCAGATTATCCCCTGTGGACAGCCGCGGTTAGCCTATCAGGTGGCAAACCCGTTCACTATCGCTGTGATGAACAGGCCAACTGGTACCCCGACCTTGATGATATTAAGCAGAAAATCACCCGTAAAACCCGTGGTATTGTCATCATCAACCCTAACAACCCAACGGGTGCCGTATACCCAAAAGCTTTTTTAGAAGAGCTTGTTGAGTTTGCCCGGCAACATCAACTGGTTATTTTTGCTGACGAAATTTACGACAAAATTTTATACGATGACATTCAGCATCATTCATTGGCTAGCCTGGCTGATGATATTCTGACAATTACGTTTAATGGCTTGTCTAAGTCGTATCGAGCTGCAGGCTTTCGCTCAGGCTGGATGGTCATCAGCGGTCCCAAGCAAAAGGCCAGAGGCTATATCGAAGGCTTGGATATGCTGGCATCAATGCGGCTATGCCCTAACATGCCTACTCAGCATGCTATCCAGGCTGCACTGGGGGGTTATCAAAGCATTAATGACTTAGTGCTACCTGGTGGGCGCTTAAAAGAGCAACGCGACATCACCTGGCAGTTACTCAATGAGATTCCAGGGGTGAGCTGTGTGAAGCCAACAGGAGCCTTATACGCTTTCCCTAAACTGGACCCAAAGGTTTACCCTGTTGTTAATGATGAGCAGCTGGTACTGGACTTGCTTCTACAGCAAAAAATCTTGCTTGTACAAGGTACAGCCTTTAACTGGCCAGATCCCGATCATATCCGCATTGTTACCTTGCCCCATGCAGAAGACTTACAAGATGCTATTCTTCGCTTTGGTGAGTTTTTGCAACAATATTTCCGTTAA
- a CDS encoding glutathione peroxidase, which translates to MDGIYQIACQTIDGKSVMLADYANKVMLVVNTASQCMFTPQYQQLEQLFQQYQHQGLVVLGFPCNQFRQQEPDNESDIQQFCTTRYGVSFPLFAKINVNGDEAHPLFQLLKQKAPGLLGSRAIKWNFTKFLVSPQAKHIKRYSPQTLPEAIESDIKKYLAMQNSQAA; encoded by the coding sequence ATGGATGGAATCTACCAAATAGCTTGTCAAACCATTGATGGAAAGTCAGTGATGCTGGCCGACTATGCAAATAAAGTGATGCTGGTTGTTAATACAGCCAGCCAGTGTATGTTTACACCACAATACCAGCAGCTAGAACAGTTATTCCAACAATACCAGCACCAAGGATTGGTGGTTTTGGGTTTCCCCTGTAATCAATTCAGACAACAGGAGCCGGATAATGAATCAGATATCCAACAATTTTGCACGACTCGCTATGGGGTGAGCTTTCCTTTATTTGCAAAAATTAACGTCAATGGTGATGAGGCGCATCCTCTGTTTCAATTGTTGAAACAAAAAGCCCCCGGCTTATTGGGTAGTCGAGCAATTAAATGGAATTTTACGAAGTTTCTGGTTTCCCCTCAGGCTAAGCATATTAAACGTTATTCGCCACAAACTTTACCTGAGGCGATAGAGTCTGATATTAAAAAATATTTAGCAATGCAAAACAGTCAAGCAGCCTAG
- the gspM gene encoding type II secretion system protein GspM: MIQQYWQQLSTNDRRALMVLSGFILVACLYLLIWKPLVNRYNTAESDVAYWQEAYQFMEQRQQQAKLLGGQNQRASLNVNQLRQLITTQAAQHGLTINRLEPGQRGVTLWLEKVPFTSALKWLNLLATRHQVNVKAIQVSRQSDAGVVNIRAEFPVI; encoded by the coding sequence ATGATTCAACAATACTGGCAACAACTGTCGACTAATGACCGCCGAGCTTTAATGGTGTTATCAGGCTTTATACTGGTTGCATGTTTGTATCTGTTAATCTGGAAGCCGCTGGTTAACCGTTATAATACAGCTGAAAGTGATGTGGCTTATTGGCAGGAAGCCTATCAGTTTATGGAGCAGCGTCAACAGCAGGCAAAACTGCTAGGTGGACAAAATCAGCGAGCCAGTTTAAACGTGAACCAGCTTCGCCAGCTGATTACCACTCAAGCAGCTCAGCATGGGTTAACAATTAACCGTTTGGAACCTGGGCAAAGAGGTGTAACTCTTTGGTTAGAGAAGGTGCCATTTACTTCTGCACTAAAATGGTTAAATCTATTAGCAACTCGCCATCAGGTAAATGTGAAAGCAATTCAAGTGAGCCGACAATCAGATGCAGGAGTTGTTAATATACGAGCGGAATTTCCTGTAATCTAA
- the gspL gene encoding type II secretion system protein GspL, which produces MSDCFIQWHDELLTAADQELFLSWCWGDAEGNAATTVVTDTMAVLVEQLKAKPKAQAVLVLPSQRCTVTAVKVPSKQRKHIEQSVPFLLEEQLVEDVEEYHLTLLAVTEEQLVPVIAVNKVYLAQVLSYCQEHGVEPDRIVPASVLLATEANQLIADADQAVLRLPGWQFSLINTQQLSMLLGTVISVEEELAGVYLGDTEPNRLPSIPLLSWQQQAIPTLCWMANNLLQDAALKRINLRHGQFKLLQADSGVLQQWRWSIAAGMMAIALWGSGQYWQIKQLEKQAAQYETAAVELYKQLFPNDTIVDVYDQFKAKLQGRRVDQGLAFLQALHKWGQAQQQLPDGQITVKNIDFREQGRFSLEVNAASLDSVDKLLAAVKQQGLSAELKSANHNQEQVVARIVVKHLAVKQEAG; this is translated from the coding sequence ATGAGTGATTGTTTTATTCAATGGCATGATGAGTTGCTAACAGCAGCCGATCAGGAGCTTTTTCTGAGTTGGTGCTGGGGTGATGCCGAAGGAAATGCAGCAACCACTGTGGTTACTGATACCATGGCGGTGTTAGTGGAGCAGTTAAAGGCTAAGCCTAAAGCGCAGGCAGTTTTGGTATTACCCAGCCAGCGTTGTACGGTTACTGCAGTGAAAGTGCCTTCTAAACAGCGTAAGCATATTGAGCAGTCTGTGCCCTTTTTGCTGGAAGAGCAGTTAGTCGAGGATGTAGAAGAGTATCACCTGACGTTATTGGCGGTGACGGAAGAACAACTGGTGCCAGTGATTGCGGTCAATAAAGTCTATCTTGCGCAGGTGTTAAGTTATTGTCAGGAACATGGGGTTGAGCCTGACCGGATTGTGCCTGCATCTGTCTTATTAGCGACTGAAGCTAATCAACTAATTGCAGATGCTGATCAGGCTGTGTTGAGGCTGCCAGGCTGGCAATTTAGTCTTATTAATACCCAACAGTTGTCGATGTTGCTAGGCACGGTGATTAGCGTTGAGGAGGAGTTAGCGGGGGTATATTTAGGTGATACTGAGCCTAATAGATTGCCGTCCATTCCTTTGCTCAGTTGGCAACAGCAAGCCATCCCAACTTTGTGCTGGATGGCTAATAATCTCTTACAAGATGCGGCATTAAAGCGGATTAATTTGCGCCACGGCCAGTTTAAGCTACTGCAGGCTGATAGTGGTGTTTTGCAACAATGGCGTTGGTCAATTGCGGCGGGAATGATGGCTATTGCATTATGGGGCAGTGGCCAGTACTGGCAAATAAAACAGTTGGAAAAGCAGGCAGCACAATATGAAACAGCTGCTGTAGAACTCTATAAACAGCTGTTTCCTAATGATACGATTGTGGATGTCTATGATCAGTTTAAGGCGAAATTACAAGGCCGCCGGGTTGACCAGGGCTTAGCGTTTTTACAAGCATTACATAAATGGGGACAGGCCCAACAGCAATTACCTGATGGTCAAATTACCGTGAAAAATATCGACTTTCGTGAGCAGGGACGATTTTCCCTGGAAGTCAATGCGGCGTCACTGGATTCAGTCGATAAATTATTGGCTGCCGTTAAACAGCAGGGGCTGAGTGCTGAGCTAAAATCGGCGAATCACAACCAAGAACAGGTGGTGGCACGCATTGTTGTGAAACACTTAGCTGTTAAACAGGAGGCAGGATGA
- the pdxB gene encoding 4-phosphoerythronate dehydrogenase PdxB — MKIVADENIPLLNAFFQSIGDITTYPGREIGPEQVADADILLVRSVTQVNQALLANSSVRFVGTCTIGTDHIDLAYLEAQEINFAAAPGCNANAVVEYVVSVLDVLAEQQGFNWQDKVVGIVGKGNVGDRLYQVLNKLGITCLVSDPILEAAEDESCEYVSLDQLLAESDIVTLHTPLTEAGDYPTHHLLDAARLDKLKPNAILINASRGAVVDNQALMSSLSAGKPLTVALDVWEQEPEINRQLLPLITIATPHIAGYSVDGKIAGTEMVYRAICRAFGLPSRVRVEGIKPLPKLKALSFSSDACLEEVLSTSIRSVYDVRQDDALLRNSFRALAEDASTAQVFDSLRKHYRSRREFSTVKVKIKKCSGKVSSALKALNFNVVTV, encoded by the coding sequence ATGAAAATTGTTGCTGACGAAAATATCCCATTACTGAATGCCTTTTTCCAATCTATTGGGGATATTACAACTTACCCTGGACGGGAGATTGGCCCTGAGCAGGTCGCAGATGCTGATATTCTACTAGTGAGGTCAGTTACCCAGGTTAATCAAGCATTACTCGCTAATAGCAGTGTCCGTTTTGTTGGTACCTGTACTATTGGCACTGATCATATTGATTTAGCCTATTTGGAAGCGCAGGAGATTAACTTTGCGGCTGCACCTGGCTGTAATGCTAATGCTGTGGTTGAGTATGTGGTTAGTGTGTTAGATGTGCTGGCTGAACAGCAAGGGTTTAACTGGCAAGATAAAGTGGTGGGGATTGTTGGTAAAGGTAATGTAGGTGATCGCTTATATCAGGTGTTAAATAAGTTGGGAATCACTTGTCTTGTGAGTGATCCTATTTTGGAAGCAGCAGAAGACGAAAGTTGTGAATATGTTTCCTTAGATCAATTACTGGCTGAAAGTGATATTGTCACTTTACATACCCCATTGACAGAGGCGGGCGATTATCCGACTCATCATCTTTTGGATGCAGCTCGTTTAGACAAGTTAAAGCCCAACGCTATTTTAATTAATGCTAGTCGTGGTGCGGTAGTTGATAATCAAGCTCTGATGAGTTCACTTTCTGCTGGAAAACCATTGACAGTGGCTTTAGATGTATGGGAGCAAGAGCCTGAGATTAATCGTCAACTGTTGCCTTTAATCACAATCGCAACCCCTCATATTGCCGGCTACAGTGTAGACGGCAAAATTGCTGGCACTGAAATGGTATATCGAGCTATTTGTCGTGCATTTGGATTACCCAGCCGGGTGCGAGTAGAAGGTATTAAGCCGCTACCTAAGTTAAAAGCTCTGAGTTTTAGTAGTGATGCCTGTTTGGAAGAAGTATTATCGACGTCTATCCGTTCTGTTTACGATGTAAGACAGGATGATGCATTACTTCGTAACAGCTTTCGCGCCTTAGCAGAAGATGCTTCTACGGCTCAGGTATTTGATTCACTACGTAAGCATTATCGTAGTCGAAGAGAGTTTTCTACTGTAAAAGTTAAAATTAAGAAATGTTCTGGTAAGGTCAGTTCTGCACTGAAAGCCCTTAACTTTAATGTAGTAACAGTTTAA
- a CDS encoding hybrid sensor histidine kinase/response regulator, translating into MNIKFTERLSYKQARNTVLLAFFIGTLLSFVQVAMDFSYEKTFIDHQIKSIIDITRNPAARMAYNIDTELSQELVNGLLESPTIISAQLLDNSGVVLAQAREPVQAAPYRDLSDFLFGKTRHYREVLHIDYNPQERLGILEIEIDTYAIGANFLQRAAMTLITGFIRSLFLSIILLLLFYAMLTKPLVGIIKSMRQLDPERDESAKLPCPPGHERDEIGELVSSTNHHFTSINSHLKKRHQAEDQLRHYLTELETIVDERTSELLAANKKLQSSNDMLNRARQEAERMANARAAFLANMSHEIRTPINGVLGMIGLTLDTDLTPEQKQQLTIAYNSGKVLIQLLNDILDLSKFESGKLLLEQVEFDLRDTIEDVVNLFSQNATDKHLSLECDIDPAIPENLVGDPTRIHQILGNLVSNAIKFTAEGSVKVAASILKESPVEFAIQFEVSDTGIGISQETIDEVFKPFSQADESIHRKYGGTGLGLALSKNLAEAMGGSLKAQSTLDKGSIFTVTLPLPKPEQVQHIEIDQQLRQHHILIYCHEALQETLSHYFSYWQMPHTLLDNQTPLASQLQDRQLAPYSCIILDNPGVIQEFYSLAPDINIIYATPHQSLLTRQEVELLHINQQLPLPLRRNDLYQTLLTTFHISMPESNITPIQTTTDAHAPSYQLLVVEDNHINQMVAKGMLEKLGHQVTLASHGQDCINLCEENNFDLIFMDCNMPVLDGYAATQQLRNNSATQHIPIVALTANALSHDRQKCLNAGMDDYIAKPFKSEQLRQVIDKWISPKPSQKTA; encoded by the coding sequence ATGAATATTAAATTTACCGAGCGACTCTCTTACAAACAAGCCAGAAACACGGTGTTGCTGGCTTTTTTTATTGGTACTTTGCTCAGTTTTGTCCAAGTGGCAATGGACTTTAGTTATGAGAAAACGTTTATCGATCATCAGATCAAAAGCATCATTGATATCACCCGTAATCCTGCCGCACGCATGGCCTACAACATAGATACCGAGCTTTCCCAAGAGCTGGTTAATGGGCTGTTAGAATCACCAACCATCATCAGCGCTCAATTACTGGATAATAGCGGTGTCGTCCTTGCCCAGGCACGAGAGCCAGTGCAAGCAGCGCCTTATCGAGACTTAAGTGACTTTCTGTTTGGCAAAACCCGGCATTATCGCGAAGTGTTGCATATCGATTACAACCCTCAGGAGCGGCTGGGAATTTTAGAAATTGAAATTGATACCTATGCTATTGGAGCAAACTTCCTGCAACGTGCAGCGATGACCTTAATTACAGGTTTTATCCGCAGCTTATTTTTATCCATTATATTACTCCTGCTGTTTTATGCCATGCTCACTAAGCCTCTAGTGGGAATCATCAAATCCATGCGACAACTTGACCCTGAGCGGGATGAGTCGGCAAAACTCCCCTGTCCCCCCGGTCATGAGCGAGATGAAATTGGCGAGTTGGTGAGTAGTACCAATCATCACTTTACTAGCATTAACTCTCATCTGAAAAAGCGCCATCAAGCAGAAGACCAACTACGTCATTACCTGACAGAACTAGAGACCATAGTGGATGAGCGAACCAGCGAGTTACTAGCTGCTAACAAAAAACTGCAATCAAGCAACGATATGCTCAATCGTGCCAGACAAGAAGCTGAACGGATGGCTAATGCGCGTGCCGCCTTCCTAGCCAATATGAGCCATGAAATTCGTACTCCTATTAATGGGGTGCTAGGCATGATTGGTTTAACTCTCGACACAGACCTTACACCCGAACAAAAACAACAGCTCACCATTGCTTATAATTCTGGCAAAGTGCTAATTCAACTATTAAACGATATTTTAGATTTATCAAAATTCGAGTCAGGTAAGTTGCTGCTAGAGCAAGTGGAATTTGATTTACGAGATACCATTGAAGATGTTGTTAATTTGTTTAGTCAAAATGCCACCGATAAACACCTTTCTCTTGAGTGTGACATTGACCCAGCTATTCCCGAAAATCTGGTAGGTGATCCTACCCGCATTCACCAGATTTTAGGTAATTTAGTAAGCAATGCTATCAAGTTCACTGCTGAAGGCAGTGTAAAAGTAGCAGCCTCTATATTAAAAGAAAGTCCCGTTGAATTTGCTATTCAGTTTGAAGTATCTGATACAGGTATTGGCATTAGCCAGGAAACCATTGATGAAGTCTTTAAGCCTTTTTCTCAGGCAGACGAATCTATTCATCGCAAGTACGGTGGCACAGGTTTAGGCTTAGCTTTGAGTAAAAACCTGGCAGAAGCCATGGGAGGCAGCTTAAAAGCACAGTCAACGCTTGATAAAGGCAGTATCTTCACTGTCACTCTTCCACTGCCTAAGCCTGAACAGGTACAACACATCGAAATTGATCAGCAATTACGCCAGCATCATATACTGATTTATTGTCACGAAGCATTACAAGAAACCTTGAGTCATTACTTTAGCTATTGGCAGATGCCCCATACCTTACTAGATAATCAAACACCACTGGCCAGTCAGCTACAAGATCGGCAGTTAGCGCCATATTCCTGCATTATTCTAGATAACCCAGGTGTTATTCAGGAATTTTACAGCCTGGCACCAGACATCAATATTATTTATGCGACGCCTCATCAATCACTCCTTACCCGGCAGGAAGTAGAGCTGCTACACATTAATCAGCAGCTACCTTTGCCACTTAGGCGAAATGATTTATACCAAACCTTATTAACCACATTTCATATTTCAATGCCTGAGAGCAATATCACACCGATACAAACAACAACGGATGCACATGCGCCTTCTTATCAATTACTGGTAGTAGAAGATAATCATATTAATCAAATGGTTGCTAAAGGGATGTTGGAAAAGCTCGGCCATCAGGTCACATTAGCCAGCCACGGCCAAGACTGTATCAACCTTTGCGAAGAAAATAATTTTGACTTAATTTTTATGGACTGCAACATGCCTGTGCTGGATGGCTATGCAGCCACCCAGCAGCTGCGAAATAATTCAGCCACTCAACATATTCCTATTGTAGCGCTGACTGCCAACGCATTAAGTCATGACCGGCAAAAATGCCTTAATGCCGGTATGGATGACTACATTGCCAAACCCTTTAAAAGCGAGCAACTGCGTCAGGTAATTGATAAATGGATTTCCCCCAAACCCAGCCAGAAAACCGCTTAA
- a CDS encoding PA1571 family protein, producing MHTQPIMTTKSPRPENLLYGAAIIDENGNEIPITEQMIMKACKRLEKAWVYKKK from the coding sequence ATGCACACCCAACCCATAATGACGACGAAATCCCCACGACCCGAAAATTTGCTATACGGCGCCGCCATCATTGATGAAAATGGTAATGAAATCCCCATTACCGAACAAATGATTATGAAGGCTTGTAAAAGGCTAGAAAAAGCCTGGGTTTATAAGAAAAAGTAA
- the gspK gene encoding type II secretion system minor pseudopilin GspK, whose amino-acid sequence MKWILVKKAENKPGVRYGITGYSSAALKGHPWPSELKLFQTAASEHPAIPYPQAFATASKRSKKPSSLPQKQQGVALITVLLVFALVAIIGAAIIRQLDFSIQATTHHVHSAMLRQYALGTEEYVKILLAEDLKSDKEDGKEIDYLGEIWAQPRCLKVNDSGIATPKLEDEKQKRKEKEDNEKKDKGPIECEDGILMEIKDAQGYFNINNLYVEKTVIRNRNNQRNSSNNKETGEEGIDRQNNNNENGGQNDQNKDKEVTNKDIEAIFTSYRNVIEQQLSQKIPQDLLKEITKWINKKNTDGSEDLEYLGLKTPYRVANQPLQHVSELQLVRYIREKSGQSYYLPLAENLVVLPEPLKESDNQTPINIFTASKELIEAVCQMKGKSLDQSHLEKFLEKRVKKDQYPNIQAIDTELVSCGGVDGYKIKDLKEKSLISLNSKYFIAQFTVRLNDYETILTSYFYRKSQDEVIVYKRRWLPEPIFTKETS is encoded by the coding sequence ATGAAGTGGATATTAGTGAAAAAAGCAGAAAATAAGCCTGGTGTCCGATATGGTATAACAGGCTATTCTTCCGCCGCTCTAAAAGGCCATCCTTGGCCTTCAGAGCTAAAGCTGTTCCAGACAGCAGCTTCAGAACATCCTGCTATCCCATATCCACAAGCTTTTGCGACAGCCTCGAAGAGGAGTAAAAAACCTTCATCATTGCCCCAAAAACAACAAGGCGTTGCTTTAATTACAGTCTTATTGGTATTTGCGTTAGTGGCTATTATTGGGGCGGCGATTATTCGTCAGTTAGATTTTTCTATTCAAGCCACTACCCATCATGTGCATTCGGCTATGCTCCGCCAATATGCGTTAGGTACTGAAGAATATGTAAAAATTTTGTTGGCTGAAGATTTAAAAAGCGATAAAGAAGATGGCAAAGAAATAGACTATTTAGGTGAAATTTGGGCGCAACCTCGTTGTTTAAAAGTCAATGACAGTGGTATTGCGACGCCTAAATTGGAAGATGAAAAACAAAAGCGTAAAGAAAAAGAAGATAACGAGAAAAAAGATAAAGGCCCGATAGAGTGTGAAGATGGTATTTTGATGGAAATCAAGGATGCTCAAGGGTATTTCAATATTAATAATTTGTATGTAGAAAAAACAGTTATACGAAATAGAAACAACCAACGTAATAGTTCAAATAATAAAGAAACAGGTGAAGAAGGAATTGATAGACAAAATAACAATAATGAGAATGGAGGTCAGAATGATCAAAATAAAGATAAAGAGGTAACTAATAAGGATATTGAAGCTATTTTTACTAGCTATCGAAATGTTATTGAACAACAACTTTCTCAAAAAATTCCTCAAGATTTATTGAAAGAAATTACAAAGTGGATAAACAAAAAAAATACTGATGGCTCAGAAGATTTAGAATATTTAGGTTTGAAAACACCTTACCGGGTAGCCAACCAACCATTACAGCACGTTTCTGAGTTGCAACTAGTAAGATACATTAGAGAAAAGTCAGGTCAATCCTATTACTTGCCGTTAGCAGAAAACTTGGTTGTTTTACCTGAGCCTCTCAAAGAAAGTGATAACCAAACGCCAATTAATATTTTTACAGCCTCAAAAGAACTTATCGAAGCTGTATGTCAAATGAAAGGTAAATCGTTAGATCAATCTCATTTGGAAAAATTTCTTGAAAAAAGAGTGAAAAAAGATCAGTACCCAAATATTCAAGCAATAGACACAGAGTTAGTTTCTTGTGGTGGGGTAGATGGTTATAAAATTAAGGATTTAAAAGAAAAGAGTTTAATCAGTTTAAACAGCAAATACTTCATTGCCCAATTTACTGTGCGATTAAACGATTATGAAACCATTTTAACCAGTTATTTCTATCGTAAAAGTCAAGATGAAGTAATTGTATATAAACGGCGTTGGTTACCAGAACCGATTTTTACTAAAGAGACTTCGTAA